Proteins encoded by one window of Sphaerodactylus townsendi isolate TG3544 linkage group LG04, MPM_Stown_v2.3, whole genome shotgun sequence:
- the WNT11 gene encoding LOW QUALITY PROTEIN: protein Wnt-11 (The sequence of the model RefSeq protein was modified relative to this genomic sequence to represent the inferred CDS: inserted 1 base in 1 codon): protein MKHQFSVAFFLAFVLQTGTCNGIKWLALFKTPSVLALNQTQHCKQLEGLVVSQVQLCRSNLELMRVPSRPWEGEVIKGVQDLLSDMQXGCSSIELAPNYLLDLERGTRESAFVYALSAAAISHTVARACTTGDLPGCSCGPIPGETPGPGYRWGGCADNLNYGLVMGSKFSDAPMKMKKSGSQANKLMHLHNSEVGRQALKSSLEMKCKCHGVSGSCSIKTCWRGLQELRDIAQDLKNKYLSATKVVHRPMGTRKHLVPKDIDIRPVKETELVYLQSSPDFCMKNEKVGSHGTQDRQCNKTSNGSDSCDLMCCGRGYNPYMDKVVERCHCKYHWCCYVTCKKCEKTVEKYVCK, encoded by the exons AGCCTTGTTCAAGACTCCCTCAGTCCTGGCCTTGAATCAGACGCAACACTGTAAGCAGCTGGAAGGGCTGGTGGTCTCCCAAGTGCAGCTTTGCCGGAGCAACCTGGAGTTGATGCGCGTCCCATCCAGGCCATGGGAGGGAGAGGTGATCAAAGGCGTACAAGACCTTCTCTCCGACATGC TTGGGTGCTCCTCCATCGAGCTGGCCCCAAACTACCTGCTGGATTTAGAGagag gcACCCGAGAGTCAGCTTTTGTGTACGCCCTCTCTGCCGCCGCCATCAGCCACACCGTCGCCCGAGCCTGCACCACTGGGGACCTCCCTGGCTGCTCCTGTGGTCCCATCCCAGGTGAGACACCTGGACCTGGGTATCGCTGGGGAGGATGTGCAGACAACCTCAACTATGGTCTGGTCATGGGGTCCAAATTTTCAGATGCTCCCATGAAGATGAAAAAATCAGGATCACAAGCAAATAAGCTGATGCATCTCCACAACAGTGAAGTAGGGAGACAG GCCCTGAAGTCTTCTCTGGAAATGAAATGCAAATGCCACGGAGTCTCCGGCTCCTGCTCCATCAAGACTTGCTGGAGAGGGCTTCAGGAGCTCAGAGATATCGCCCAGGACTTAAAAAACAAATACCTTTCGGCTACAAAGGTGGTACATCGCCCCATGGGGACGCGCAAACATCTAGTCCCAAAGGATATTGATATCCGCCCCGTCAAGGAGACGGAATTGGTTTACTTGCAGAGCTCGCCTGACTTCTGCATGAAGAATGAGAAAGTCGGCTCCCACGGGACCCAGGACAG gCAATGCAACAAAACCTCCAACGGCAGCGATAGCTGTGACCTCATGTGCTGCGGGCGTGGCTACAACCCGTACATGGATAAAGTGGTGGAGAGATGTCACTGCAAATACCACTGGTGTTGTTACGTCACCTGCAAAAAATGCGAGAAGACTGTCGAGAAATACGTGTGCAAATGA